Proteins encoded within one genomic window of Glycine soja cultivar W05 chromosome 1, ASM419377v2, whole genome shotgun sequence:
- the LOC114409530 gene encoding uncharacterized protein LOC114409530, which yields MFGPAQSTSEPPKSTLKFLCSYGGKILPRYPDGKLRYLGGHTRILAVDRSIPFSELLLKLEELCGASVRHLRCQLPSEDLDALVSITSDEDLANLIEEYNRVSSLKIRAFLSPPTPPRSPNKFSTAPSKSASISSSSASSSSSSSSYYSPTGSGESGRRYRAPALVSDCCVHQMSQPPAYPVGMEKSKSSGRNVPLPRYGYHHGNGGHVYLIHNGNHWQQRYGVV from the exons ATGTTCGGACCAGCCCAATCCACTTCCGAACCTCCGAAATCCACTCTCAAATTCCTCTGTAGCTACGGCGGCAAAATCCTCCCTCGCTACCCCGACGGCAAGCTCCGCTACCTCGGCGGCCACACCCGCATCCTCGCCGTCGATCGCTCCATTCCATTCTCCG AGCTATTGCTGAAACTGGAGGAGCTCTGCGGCGCCTCCGTGAGGCACCTCCGCTGCCAATTACCCTCCGAAGACCTCGACGCTCTCGTCTCCATAACCTCCGACGAAGATCTCGCAAATCTCATCGAGGAATACAACCGTGTTTCGTCGCTGAAAATCAGAGCCTTCCTCTCGCCGCCCACGCCGCCGAGATCGCCGAACAAGTTTTCCACTGCTCCGTCGAAATCGGCGTCCATCTCCTCCTCCTCCGCTTCGTCATCGTCGTCGTCTTCATCGTATTACAGCCCTACCGGCTCCGGTGAATCTGGCCGGAGATACAGGGCTCCGGCGCTGGTTTCAGACTGCTGCGTACATCAGATGTCGCAGCCGCCGGCGTATCCGGTCGGCATGGAGAAATCGAAATCCTCCGGGAGGAATGTTCCTCTGCCGCGGTACGGTTACCACCACGGGAACGGTGGACACGTTTATCTGATCCACAACGGGAACCACTGGCAACAGCGTTACGGTGTCGTTTAG
- the LOC114409538 gene encoding ABC transporter B family member 26, chloroplastic-like isoform X1, whose amino-acid sequence MPLLLSRTPPSSFPLTPLRNARAPLITPSQKRFTLAATRIVLFTSRRRILASPPPPPKCASINGISVPNNPEASGEQQVYSASGLLDRIRKWVGFLPSILPGGRWWEFSGDVDVQVVAQPVTVWRALGKMWDLVARDRWVIFAAFSALIVAAVSEISIPHFLTASIFSAQSADLAVFHRNVRLLVLLCVASGICSGIRGCFFGIANMILVKRMRETLYSSLLLQDISFFDNETVGDLTSRLGADCQQVSRVIGNDLNLIMRNVLQGGGSLIYLLILSWPLGLSTLVVCSILAAVMLRYGRYQKKAARLIQEVTASANDVAQETFSLIRTVRVYGTEEEEHGRYKWWLEKLADISLRQSAAYGVWNFSFNILYHSTQVIAVLFGGMSILAGHITAEKLTKFILYSEWLIYSTWWVGDNISNLMQSVGASEKVFHLMDLLPSSQFIERGVKLQRLTGCIEFLNVSFHYPSRPMASVVQHVNFVVHPGEVVAIVGLSGSGKSTLVNLLLRLYEPTNGQILIDDIPLKDLDIMWWRERIGFVGQEPKLFRMDISSNIRYGCTQDVKQKDIEWAAKQAYAHNFISALPNGYETLVDDDLLSGGQKQRIAIARALLRDPKILILDEATSALDAESEHNVKGVLRSVRSDSATRSVIVIAHRLSTIQAADRIVVMDGGEIVEMGSHRELLLKDGLYARLTRKQADAMA is encoded by the exons ATGCCTCTTCTTCTCTCACGCACCCCACCATCTTCTTTTCCTCTAACCCCTCTTAGAAACGCACGCGCGCCTCTAATCACACCCTCCCAGAAGCGCTTCACTCTCGCCGCAACGCGAATCGTTCTCTTCACTTCCCGCCGCCGCATTCTAGCatcccctcctcctcctcccaaGTGCGCCTCCATCAACGGAATCTCTGTCCCGAACAACCCAGAAGCTTCCGGAGAACAACAAGTCTATAGTGCTTCCGGGCTTCTCGACCGGATTCGGAAATGGGTCGGGTTTTTACCGTCGATTCTTCCCGGCGGACGGTGGTGGGAGTTCTCCGGCGACGTCGACGTTCAGGTGGTGGCGCAGCCGGTGACCGTGTGGCGCGCGCTCGGGAAAATGTGGGACCTTGTCGCGCGTGACAGATGGGTCATCTTCGCTGCATTCTCTGCTCTCATTGTTGCTGCA GTTTCGGAGATTTCGATACCGCATTTCTTGACAGCATCCATCTTCTCAGCACAGAGTGCGGACCTTGCTGTTTTTCACCGGAATGTGCGGTTGTTGGTTCTGTTGTGCGTGGCTTCGGGAATATGCAG TGGGATACGAGGTTGCTTTTTTGGCATCGCAAACATGATTCTG gttaagagaatgagagaaACACTATACTCATCTCTTCTTCTGCAG GATATATCGTTTTTTGACAATGAAACAGTAGGTGATTTGACAAGTAGGCTTGGAGCGGATTGCCAACAAGTGTCAAGAGTTATTGGAAATGATCTTAATTTGATAATGCGCAACGTTCTTCAG GGGGGAGGTTCATTAATCTACTTGTTGATTTTATCTTGGCCACTTGGTTTATCTACATTGGTGGTATGCTCCATATTAGCAGCAGTTATGTTACGTTATGGAAG GTACCAGAAAAAGGCAGCAAGGTTGATCCAAGAAGTCACTGCTTCTGCAAATGAT GTAGCCCAAGAGACGTTCTCTCTTATTAGAACTGTGCGAGTTTATggaacagaagaagaagaacatggAAG GTATAAGTGGTGGCTGGAGAAATTAGCTGACATAAGCTTGCGACAAAGTGCTGCATATGGAGTTTGGAATTTTAGCTTTAACATTCTTTATCATTCAACTCAG GTTATCGCTGTGCTATTTGGAGGAATGTCTATTCTAGCGGGTCATATCACAGCTGAGAAACTTACCAAGTTTATATTATACAGTGAATGGTTAATTTATTCTACCTGGTGGGTGGGAGACAATATATCCAATTTGATGCAATCAGTTGGGGCTAGCGAAAAAGTATTCCACTTAATGGATCTCTTACCTAGCAGCCAATTCATAGAAAGAG GGGTAAAGTTGCAGAGGTTAACAGGGTGTATTGAGTTTCTAAATGTATCTTTTCACTATCCTTCAAGGCCAATG GCATCTGTAGTGCAACATGTGAACTTTGTTGTCCATCCTGGAGAGGTGGTTGCAATA GTTGGACTTAGTGGTAGCGGAAAAAGCACATTGGTGAATCTTTTGCTCCGTCTCTATGAGCCTACAAATGGTCAG ATTTTGATAGATGATATCCCTCTTAAAGACTTGGACATCATGTGGTGGAGAGAGAGAATTGGATTTGTGGGCCAG GAACCGAAACTCTTCCGGATGGATATTAGTTCAAACATCAGATATGGATGCACCCAAGATGTAAAGCAGAAGGATATTGAATGGGCTGCAAAGCAGGCCTATGCCCACAATTTTATCTCAGCACTTCCCAATGGTTATGAAACACTTGTTGATGATGATCTGTTAAGTGGAGGACAAAAGCAGCGAATTGCTATTGCTAGGGCCCTTCTTAGGGACCCAAAAATATTGATCCTTGATGAAGCCACTAGTGCACTAGATGCTGAAAGTGAGCATAATGTTAAG GGTGTTCTTCGATCTGTTAGAAGTGATTCTGCAACCAGAAGTGTCATAGTCATTGCACATAG GCTTTCTACCATACAAGCAGCTGACAGGATTGTGGTGATGGATGGTGGGGAAATTGTTGAG ATGGGAAGTCACAGGGAACTTCTCTTAAAAGATGGTTTGTATGCACGGTTAACCAGAAAACAGGCTGATGCCATGGCATGA
- the LOC114409538 gene encoding ABC transporter B family member 26, chloroplastic-like isoform X2 produces the protein MGHLRCILCSHCCCSFGDFDTAFLDSIHLLSTECGPCCFSPECAVVGSVVRGFGNMQVKTFGIRGCFFGIANMILVKRMRETLYSSLLLQDISFFDNETVGDLTSRLGADCQQVSRVIGNDLNLIMRNVLQGGGSLIYLLILSWPLGLSTLVVCSILAAVMLRYGRYQKKAARLIQEVTASANDVAQETFSLIRTVRVYGTEEEEHGRYKWWLEKLADISLRQSAAYGVWNFSFNILYHSTQVIAVLFGGMSILAGHITAEKLTKFILYSEWLIYSTWWVGDNISNLMQSVGASEKVFHLMDLLPSSQFIERGVKLQRLTGCIEFLNVSFHYPSRPMASVVQHVNFVVHPGEVVAIVGLSGSGKSTLVNLLLRLYEPTNGQILIDDIPLKDLDIMWWRERIGFVGQEPKLFRMDISSNIRYGCTQDVKQKDIEWAAKQAYAHNFISALPNGYETLVDDDLLSGGQKQRIAIARALLRDPKILILDEATSALDAESEHNVKGVLRSVRSDSATRSVIVIAHRLSTIQAADRIVVMDGGEIVEMGSHRELLLKDGLYARLTRKQADAMA, from the exons ATGGGTCATCTTCGCTGCATTCTCTGCTCTCATTGTTGCTGCA GTTTCGGAGATTTCGATACCGCATTTCTTGACAGCATCCATCTTCTCAGCACAGAGTGCGGACCTTGCTGTTTTTCACCGGAATGTGCGGTTGTTGGTTCTGTTGTGCGTGGCTTCGGGAATATGCAGGTCAAAACCTT TGGGATACGAGGTTGCTTTTTTGGCATCGCAAACATGATTCTG gttaagagaatgagagaaACACTATACTCATCTCTTCTTCTGCAG GATATATCGTTTTTTGACAATGAAACAGTAGGTGATTTGACAAGTAGGCTTGGAGCGGATTGCCAACAAGTGTCAAGAGTTATTGGAAATGATCTTAATTTGATAATGCGCAACGTTCTTCAG GGGGGAGGTTCATTAATCTACTTGTTGATTTTATCTTGGCCACTTGGTTTATCTACATTGGTGGTATGCTCCATATTAGCAGCAGTTATGTTACGTTATGGAAG GTACCAGAAAAAGGCAGCAAGGTTGATCCAAGAAGTCACTGCTTCTGCAAATGAT GTAGCCCAAGAGACGTTCTCTCTTATTAGAACTGTGCGAGTTTATggaacagaagaagaagaacatggAAG GTATAAGTGGTGGCTGGAGAAATTAGCTGACATAAGCTTGCGACAAAGTGCTGCATATGGAGTTTGGAATTTTAGCTTTAACATTCTTTATCATTCAACTCAG GTTATCGCTGTGCTATTTGGAGGAATGTCTATTCTAGCGGGTCATATCACAGCTGAGAAACTTACCAAGTTTATATTATACAGTGAATGGTTAATTTATTCTACCTGGTGGGTGGGAGACAATATATCCAATTTGATGCAATCAGTTGGGGCTAGCGAAAAAGTATTCCACTTAATGGATCTCTTACCTAGCAGCCAATTCATAGAAAGAG GGGTAAAGTTGCAGAGGTTAACAGGGTGTATTGAGTTTCTAAATGTATCTTTTCACTATCCTTCAAGGCCAATG GCATCTGTAGTGCAACATGTGAACTTTGTTGTCCATCCTGGAGAGGTGGTTGCAATA GTTGGACTTAGTGGTAGCGGAAAAAGCACATTGGTGAATCTTTTGCTCCGTCTCTATGAGCCTACAAATGGTCAG ATTTTGATAGATGATATCCCTCTTAAAGACTTGGACATCATGTGGTGGAGAGAGAGAATTGGATTTGTGGGCCAG GAACCGAAACTCTTCCGGATGGATATTAGTTCAAACATCAGATATGGATGCACCCAAGATGTAAAGCAGAAGGATATTGAATGGGCTGCAAAGCAGGCCTATGCCCACAATTTTATCTCAGCACTTCCCAATGGTTATGAAACACTTGTTGATGATGATCTGTTAAGTGGAGGACAAAAGCAGCGAATTGCTATTGCTAGGGCCCTTCTTAGGGACCCAAAAATATTGATCCTTGATGAAGCCACTAGTGCACTAGATGCTGAAAGTGAGCATAATGTTAAG GGTGTTCTTCGATCTGTTAGAAGTGATTCTGCAACCAGAAGTGTCATAGTCATTGCACATAG GCTTTCTACCATACAAGCAGCTGACAGGATTGTGGTGATGGATGGTGGGGAAATTGTTGAG ATGGGAAGTCACAGGGAACTTCTCTTAAAAGATGGTTTGTATGCACGGTTAACCAGAAAACAGGCTGATGCCATGGCATGA